In the Leptospira sp. WS4.C2 genome, one interval contains:
- a CDS encoding high-potential iron-sulfur protein, which yields MPQSSRKTFLTKSLHLVTSLVLIERGLGLSSEVLAENKPSGSIPEGFTPVSESDPTAKALGFHQDAKRTDFILYPERKEPSAKKQFCKHCAQYTKLNEEWGKCNIISAGIVSGQGWCSAWSKRT from the coding sequence ATGCCTCAGAGTTCACGTAAAACTTTCCTTACCAAGTCATTGCATTTGGTAACCTCTCTCGTTCTCATTGAGAGAGGTTTGGGTTTGTCCTCGGAAGTGTTGGCAGAAAACAAACCTTCTGGATCGATCCCAGAGGGTTTCACTCCAGTATCCGAGTCGGACCCTACGGCCAAAGCATTAGGCTTTCATCAGGATGCCAAAAGAACTGACTTCATTCTCTATCCAGAAAGAAAAGAACCCTCTGCTAAAAAACAATTTTGTAAACATTGTGCGCAATATACGAAATTGAATGAGGAATGGGGGAAGTGTAATATTATCTCTGCAGGTATTGTATCTGGGCAGGGATGGTGTTCTGCTTGGTCAAAGCGAACATAG